The segment TCACGAAGCGCTTCCCAGGGGTGGTGGCGAACGACGACGTCGACCTCCGGGTCGAGGAAGGGTCGGTGCACGCCCTGCTCGGGGAGAACGGCGCGGGGAAGACGACGCTCATGAACGTCCTCTACGGCCTCTACCAGCCGACGGAGGGCGTCGTGCGGTTGGACGGCGAGGCGATGGCCTTCGACTCGCCGCGGGACGCCATCGACGCGGGCGTCGGCATGATCCACCAGCACTTCATGCTCGTTGACCCGATGACGGTGACGGAGAACGTCGTCCTCGGGAACGAACCCCGGAAGTGGGGTGGCCTCGCGGTCGACCGCGACGCCGCCAGGCGAGCGGTCGTCGACCTCGCGGAGACGTACGGGTTCGACGTGAACCCGGACGCATCGGTCGAGGACGTAAGCGTCGGCGAACAGCAGCGCGTGGAGATCCTGAAGGCGCTGTACCGTGGCGCAGACGTGCTCATCCTCGACGAGCCGACGGCGGTCCTGACGCCACAGGAGGTCGAGGAGCTGTTCGCGGTGTTCGAGGAGCTGACCGCACAAGGGAAGACGATAATCTTCATCTCGCACAAGCTCGACGAGGCGATGAACGCGGCCGACGAGATAACCGTCCTCCGGGACGGCGTGAACGTCGGGACGGTCGACGCGGACGCGACCAGTCGCGAGGAGCTCGCGGAGCTCATGGTCGGTCGCGAGGTCCTCCTCTCGACGGACAAGGATCCCGTCGAGCGCGGCGACCCCGCGCTGTCGATCTCGGATCTGCGCGTGGAGGACGACCGCAGCATTCCGGCGGTCCACGACGTGACGTTCGACGTCCACGAGGGCGAGGTGTTCGGTATCGCTGGCGTGGACGGGAACGGGCAGAGCGAGCTCGTCGAGACCGTCACCGGCCTACGGGACGTCGTCTCTGGGACGGTGCGGTTCGACGGCGAGGACGTCACGGACGCGTCCCGGCGGGAACGCATCGCGAGAGGGATGGCGTTCGTCCCCGAGGACCGCCAGGAGCGCGGGCTCGTGATGGACTACGACCTCGTGGAGAACGGCCTGCTCGGGAAGCAACACGACCCGGAGTTCGCGCCGAGCGGTCGCATCGACTGGGAGGGCACGTACGGGCACGTCGCGGACGTCATCGAGGAGTACGACGTCCGCCCACCGGACCCGAGTGCGAGCGCGAAGAGCCTCTCGGGCGGGAACCAGCAGAAGTTCATCGTCGGCCGCGAGTTCAGTCAGGACCCCGACGTCGTCGTCGCGTCCCACCCAACGCGCGGCGTCGACATCGGGAGCGTCGAGTTCATCCACGAACGGATCCTCGACCTGCGAGCGCGCGGGAAAGCCGTCCTCCTGGTCTCCTCGAAGCTCGACGAAGTCCAGTCGCTCTCGGACCGCCTCGCGGTCATGCACGACGGCGAGTTCGTGGACGTCGTCGACCCGGCGTCGACGACCGAGGAGGAACTCGGGCTCCTGATGGGTGGCGAGCGCGTCGAGAGCGTCGACCCGCCCCAGCCCGGGGGTGACGTCGCGTGACCGACGCAAACGACGACGAGACGACGCCGGACGAGACGGACGTCGACGGCGAGACGACGCAGGACGAGACGGACGTTGGTTCGGGCGAGATCCCGTCGTGGTCGGAGTCCGCGGCGTCGAAGATCGTGACGGCGAGCGCGAAGGAACGCATCTACATCAGCGTCGCGGCGTTCGTCGCGTCCGTTCTGGTCGGGAGCGTCCTCGTCTACCTCTCCGGGTTGGTCGTCGACTGCGCCGGCGGCAGGTTCCTCGGATCCTGCTACAATCCGTTCCTCGTGTACTACTATCTGTTCGTCGACCCGTTCGTCGGCGGGTTCAACGTCGCGCTCGTGATGAAGGAGACCGTCCTCCTGATCTTCACGGGCCTGTCGGTCGCGGTCGCGTTCCGCGCCGGCCTGTTCAACATCGGCTCGCAGGGACAGCTCGTCCTCGGCGGGCTCGCGTCCGCGCTCGCGGTCATCTTCGCCGCCCCGTTCGCGCCGACCGGGCCGGTCGGGACGCTCGTACTCGTCCCGCTCGCGCTGGTCGTCGGCGCCGTCTTCGGCGGCCTCTACGCCGCCATCCCCGGTGCGCTGAAGGCGTACGCGGAGGCGAACGAAGTCATCACGACCATCATGCTGAACTTCGTCGCGACGAACCTCGCGTTCTTCCTGATCTCGACGTACTACCAGGACCCCGAGAGCGGGAGCGTACAGACCGTCGCGATTCCGGAAGCCGCTCGCCTGACACCCGTCCTGCCGTTCTTCGAGGGCGCGCAGTTCTCCGTCGTCGCACTCGTGCTTGGACTCGCGCTCGTCGGCGGGACGTACTACGTCCTCGCGAACACCGCGTTCGGGTACGACCTCAGGACGAGCGGCGTGCAGGCCACGGCCGCGGACTACGCCGGCGTCGACGCCAAGCGCCTCGTGGTCTCCAGCATGACGCTCTCGGGCGCACTCGCGGGGCTCGGCGGTGCAGTGTACGTCCTCATGGTGATGTCGCGGTACCGGACCGGCATCCCAGCGCTCGGCTTCGACGGCATCACGGTCTCGATCCTCGCGGGCAACAACCCACTGGGCGTCCTCCCCGCCGCACTCCTGTTCGGCGTGATGAAGGCCGGGAGTCTCTCCATCGACTTCAGTCTCGGCGTCCCGAAACAGCTCGTCGGCGTGCTCCGCGGACTCGTCATCCTCTTCGTCGCGATGCCCGAGTTCTTCAGGATGCTCGCCCGCTACACGTCGTTCGGACCCGACGCGGATCGTCCGGTCGCGACCGACGGAGGTGAGGACGATGCGTAACCGGACCGCGTACGTCGCCGGTGGCGCTATCGGCGCGCTCGTCGTGCTCGCCGGCCTCGTGTTCACGTTCCTCGTCCCCGTCCCGTGGGTGGTCGCGCTCGCCGCACAGTTCGACACCAGCCTGTTCTCGGCCGCACTCAGACTCTCGGTCCCGATCGCGTTCGCCGCACTCGGCGGGATCTTCGCCGAGAAGTCCGGCGTCATCAACATCGGCCTCGAGGGGCTCCTGATCGCGTCCGCGTTCACGTCGATCGCGGTCGCGTGGGGGCTCGCGGGGTCCGTCGGACCGACGACCGCCGCCTGGGCGGGGTTCATCGCCGCGATCCTCGCGAGCACCTTGCTGGCCGGACTGTTCGCGGTCGTCACCATCCGGTACGAGGCCGACCAGATCATCGCGGGGCTCGCGGTCTGGCTGGTCGCACTCGGTCTCGCGCCGTTCGCGAGCCAGATCGTCTGGAACTCCGTGAACAGTCCCGCGGTGCCGACCCTGAACAACTGGGTCGTGCCCGGTCTCGTCGAGGTTCCCGTGCTCGGCCCGGCGGTGTTCGACTCGAACCCGACGGTGTACCTGATGCTGCTCGCCGTTCCCGCGTCGTGGTTCGTCCTGAATCGAACGGCGTTCGGTCGCTGGGTCCGCGCGAGCGGCGAGAACCCGAAGGCGCTCGACACGGCGGGCGTGAACGTCAGTCGCATCCGGTACGCGAGCGTCCTGCTGTCGGGCGTGTTCTCGGGCGTCGGCGGCGCCGGACTCGCACTCGGTCAGGTCGGCCAGTTCATCGGGAGCGGCCAGACGATGGTCTCCGGCCGCGGCTGGATCGGCATCACCGCGTACCTCATGGGGAACTACAACCCCATCGGCGCGTTCCTGTCGTCGTTCCTGTTCGCGGGCCTGAACGCGCTCCAGTTCCGCGTCCAGCAGATCTCGGAACTGAACATCTCCCCGTCGCTCGTCCAGATGGTGCCGTTCGTCGCCGTGATCGTCGTGCTCGCGCTCGTCGGGAAGACCAGACTCCCCGACGCCGCCGGCGACCACTACGAGTCCGGCGACGACTGACCGCCGTCACGGTAGTCCTCGGCCACACCGATCTCGCGGTCGAACCGGGTGGTTACTTGCTGCTGGCGGAGGTTCTCCGACGCATGGACGACGACGCACTCCTCGACGCCGCCAGGGACGTACAGACGGAAGCCTACGTCCCGTACTCGGAGTACCAGGTCGGAGCCGCCATCGAGACCGCCGACGGCGAGGTGTACGTCGGGTGTAATCTCGAGAACGCGAACTACTCGAACAGCCTGCACGCCGAGGAGGTCGCGATCGCGGAAGCACTCAAGGACGGCCATCGGTCGTTCGCGAAGCTCGCGGTGTCCTCGGGCGAACGCGACGCCGTCACGCCGTGCGGGATGTGCCGGCAGACGCTCGCGGAGTTCTGCGACGAGGAGTTCCGCGTGCTCTGCGACGCCGGTGCGGACGGCGTCCGCGAGCACGCGCTCGGCGACTTGCTCCCGGAGACGATCACGCGCGAGACCCTCGGGAAGTAGGACCGCGACGCGACAGTTGGCACCGCCAGGGTGCGACGCCGTCGCAGTAGCCTTTTGAACGCGCCACGGCTACGTGCGTGGTATGACCGACGACAGCGAAGACCCGAACGCGGACGTCCAGTACCACGTCGAGGTCGGCCCCGACGACGTGAGCGACGCGGTGCTCCTCCCGGGGAATCCCGAGCGCGTCGACAAGATCGTCGACCTCTGGGACGACCACGAGGAACGGGCCTATCACCGCGAGTACCGAACCGCGACCGGTCGGTACGAGGGCGCGGACATCTCGGTGACGTCGACGGGCATCGGATCCCCGAGCGCCGCGATCGCGGTCGAGGAACTCGCGCGCGTCGGCGTGGAGACGTACGTCCGCGTCGGGTCCTGCGGTGCGATCCAGCCGGAGATGGAGGTCGGCGACCTCGTCATCACCACCGGCGCGGTCCGGCAGGAGGGCACGAGCGACGAGTACGTCCGCGAGGACTACCCGGCGGTCGCGGACCACGAGGTCGTGTCGGCGCTCGTGGCCGCCGCCGAACGCCTCGGCTACGACTACCACACCGGGTTGACGATGAGCGCGGACTCGTTCTACGCCGGCCAGGGCCGCCCGGGCTTCGAGGGGTTCGAGGCCGCCGGCTCGACCGAACTCGTCGAGGCGCTCCAGGACGCGAACGTGAAGAACATCGAGATGGAGGCCGCCGCCATCCTGACGCTCGCGAACGTCTACGACCTGCGCGCCGGCGCCATCTGCTCGGTGTACGCGAACCGCGTCACGGGCGAGTTCCGGACCGAAGGCGAGTCCAGGGCGGCGGAGACGGCGAGTCTCGCGGTGAAGCTCCTCCGGAAGATGGACGCCGCGAAGGCCGAGGCGGGCGTCGACCACTGGCATCCCGGCCTGGACCTGGACTGACCCCGGCCGTGGGCGCTGGCCGTCGAACGGTTCGGATCTCCGTTGATCGATCCGTGGCGCATCGAGAGTTGGCGAACAGGCGGCGAGCGGCTGTCGCTGGGAGGGGTCGCCGCGCACCCGCCTCGGCCCTCCCAGCCTCGGTCGTCAGGACACGCGGGCTTTGGCCGCGGCTTCGCACTTGAACCGTCGGAATAAGAAGGGACGCGTCGCGTCGTGTCGCGGGCGAGCTAGAGCATGCTCCACGCGCTGAGTGCGCGCTGGTAGCTGGAGACGTCCGCGATCCAGCGGGCGGCGATCGCCTTCTTCAGGTTCTTCGCGGGGAACCCGCCGAACGTCGTCACGGGCGCGCTGATCCCGAACGCCTGCACGTCGTGCGCGACGGCCTTGTCGCCGACGCTGATGACGGTACCCTTGTCCTCGTGCACCCACGTCTTCGGGCGGCGGCCCTCGATCGCGCGGACGACGTTCTCGGCGGCGACGTCGGCGGCCTGCCAGGCGGCCTGCGCCGTCGGCGGTGCGGGGTCCTCGCCGGGCTGCTCGATGAGCGCGGAGTCGCCGATCGCGAACACGCGGTCGTCCGTCGTCTGGAAGTCCTGCCCGGTCTGCAGGCGGTTGTGTTCCTTGTCGACGTCGGTCTCGTCGAGGGCGTCGCGGCCCGTGATGCCGCCCGTCCAGAGCAGGACGTCGTAGTCCATCTCGGCGTCGTCGCCGATGTAGACGGTGTCCTCGTCGACTTCGCCGATGAACTCGCCCGTGAGGATGTTGATGTCGAGGTTCTCGAGGCGCTTCCGGAGCGCGCCCTGGACCTCGGGGTCGTTCCCGGGGAAGATCGAGTCCAGGCCTTCGACGAGGTGGACGTCGAGCGGCGCGCGCTTCTCGTTGCGGTACTCGGCGATCTCCGCGGCCGTCTGGATGCCCGAGAGGCCGGCGCCGCCGACGACGACGTCCGCCGGGTCACTTCGCGTCGCGTCGGTCGCCGCGTCGCTGACGGCGTCGTGGATCGCCATCGCGTCGTCGGCGGACTTCAG is part of the Halorubellus sp. JP-L1 genome and harbors:
- a CDS encoding NAD(P)/FAD-dependent oxidoreductase produces the protein MATNVTVLGAGYAGAGAVSELQNRAGPNVSITWIADVDYHLVLHESHRIVRDPSVAEHIKIPVREIADPSTEFVQGEVTNLDEDAREVELANGDTVDYDYCLVALGSQTAFFGIEGLEEHSLTLKSADDAMAIHDAVSDAATDATRSDPADVVVGGAGLSGIQTAAEIAEYRNEKRAPLDVHLVEGLDSIFPGNDPEVQGALRKRLENLDINILTGEFIGEVDEDTVYIGDDAEMDYDVLLWTGGITGRDALDETDVDKEHNRLQTGQDFQTTDDRVFAIGDSALIEQPGEDPAPPTAQAAWQAADVAAENVVRAIEGRRPKTWVHEDKGTVISVGDKAVAHDVQAFGISAPVTTFGGFPAKNLKKAIAARWIADVSSYQRALSAWSML
- a CDS encoding ABC transporter ATP-binding protein; translation: MSDGALAVHLDGITKRFPGVVANDDVDLRVEEGSVHALLGENGAGKTTLMNVLYGLYQPTEGVVRLDGEAMAFDSPRDAIDAGVGMIHQHFMLVDPMTVTENVVLGNEPRKWGGLAVDRDAARRAVVDLAETYGFDVNPDASVEDVSVGEQQRVEILKALYRGADVLILDEPTAVLTPQEVEELFAVFEELTAQGKTIIFISHKLDEAMNAADEITVLRDGVNVGTVDADATSREELAELMVGREVLLSTDKDPVERGDPALSISDLRVEDDRSIPAVHDVTFDVHEGEVFGIAGVDGNGQSELVETVTGLRDVVSGTVRFDGEDVTDASRRERIARGMAFVPEDRQERGLVMDYDLVENGLLGKQHDPEFAPSGRIDWEGTYGHVADVIEEYDVRPPDPSASAKSLSGGNQQKFIVGREFSQDPDVVVASHPTRGVDIGSVEFIHERILDLRARGKAVLLVSSKLDEVQSLSDRLAVMHDGEFVDVVDPASTTEEELGLLMGGERVESVDPPQPGGDVA
- the cdd gene encoding cytidine deaminase codes for the protein MDDDALLDAARDVQTEAYVPYSEYQVGAAIETADGEVYVGCNLENANYSNSLHAEEVAIAEALKDGHRSFAKLAVSSGERDAVTPCGMCRQTLAEFCDEEFRVLCDAGADGVREHALGDLLPETITRETLGK
- a CDS encoding ABC transporter permease, with protein sequence MRNRTAYVAGGAIGALVVLAGLVFTFLVPVPWVVALAAQFDTSLFSAALRLSVPIAFAALGGIFAEKSGVINIGLEGLLIASAFTSIAVAWGLAGSVGPTTAAWAGFIAAILASTLLAGLFAVVTIRYEADQIIAGLAVWLVALGLAPFASQIVWNSVNSPAVPTLNNWVVPGLVEVPVLGPAVFDSNPTVYLMLLAVPASWFVLNRTAFGRWVRASGENPKALDTAGVNVSRIRYASVLLSGVFSGVGGAGLALGQVGQFIGSGQTMVSGRGWIGITAYLMGNYNPIGAFLSSFLFAGLNALQFRVQQISELNISPSLVQMVPFVAVIVVLALVGKTRLPDAAGDHYESGDD
- a CDS encoding ABC transporter permease, which encodes MPSWSESAASKIVTASAKERIYISVAAFVASVLVGSVLVYLSGLVVDCAGGRFLGSCYNPFLVYYYLFVDPFVGGFNVALVMKETVLLIFTGLSVAVAFRAGLFNIGSQGQLVLGGLASALAVIFAAPFAPTGPVGTLVLVPLALVVGAVFGGLYAAIPGALKAYAEANEVITTIMLNFVATNLAFFLISTYYQDPESGSVQTVAIPEAARLTPVLPFFEGAQFSVVALVLGLALVGGTYYVLANTAFGYDLRTSGVQATAADYAGVDAKRLVVSSMTLSGALAGLGGAVYVLMVMSRYRTGIPALGFDGITVSILAGNNPLGVLPAALLFGVMKAGSLSIDFSLGVPKQLVGVLRGLVILFVAMPEFFRMLARYTSFGPDADRPVATDGGEDDA
- a CDS encoding nucleoside phosphorylase, with the translated sequence MTDDSEDPNADVQYHVEVGPDDVSDAVLLPGNPERVDKIVDLWDDHEERAYHREYRTATGRYEGADISVTSTGIGSPSAAIAVEELARVGVETYVRVGSCGAIQPEMEVGDLVITTGAVRQEGTSDEYVREDYPAVADHEVVSALVAAAERLGYDYHTGLTMSADSFYAGQGRPGFEGFEAAGSTELVEALQDANVKNIEMEAAAILTLANVYDLRAGAICSVYANRVTGEFRTEGESRAAETASLAVKLLRKMDAAKAEAGVDHWHPGLDLD